GACCACTGGCCCCAGACCCCGTCGAAGTCCTCCGGCCATTCGGGCTCGATCAGGTCCTGGAGGACGAATCCGGCCGCGACCAGCTCCCGGATCCGATCCCCGAGGGTCCGGTGATGCTCCACGTAGGCCGGTACGTCGTCCGCGTCCACCTCGACGTAGGGGGAGCGGTCGAAATACGACTGGATCACCGTCAGGCCCCTCGGGCCCGGATCGTCCGGGAACATCCAGCGCATCGGGTGGGTGGCCGAGAAGGCGAACCGGCCATCGGGCTTCAGGATCCGGGCGACCTCCCGCATCGCCCCGGCCGAATCGGCGACGAACGGAATCGCCCCGAAAGCGCTGAACGCGATATCGAAGCTGCCGTCCCGGAACGGAAGTTCGCACAGATCGGCCTGCACCAGAGGCACGGTGATGCCGGTGCGGCCGGAAGCATCGGTCGCATGCCGCAGCATCCCGGCCGACAGGTCGAACGCGACCACTTCCGCACCTTCACGGCGGAGGTAACGCGCGCACGGTGCCGAGCCACAGCCGATCTCCAGGACGCGCCGCCCGGTCACGTCCCCGAGCAGGTGCGCCTCGGACTCCCGCACGTTCTCCGGGCACCACACGAAGTCGGCGTCACCGAGGAAGGCCCCGTGCTCGGCGTGGTAGTCGT
This window of the Nakamurella panacisegetis genome carries:
- a CDS encoding class I SAM-dependent methyltransferase, which gives rise to MSESVGRQLGPTRPRRRAADQPVSRSANRRWWDADADDYHAEHGAFLGDADFVWCPENVRESEAHLLGDVTGRRVLEIGCGSAPCARYLRREGAEVVAFDLSAGMLRHATDASGRTGITVPLVQADLCELPFRDGSFDIAFSAFGAIPFVADSAGAMREVARILKPDGRFAFSATHPMRWMFPDDPGPRGLTVIQSYFDRSPYVEVDADDVPAYVEHHRTLGDRIRELVAAGFVLQDLIEPEWPEDFDGVWGQWSPERGELFPGTTIYVCRLG